One stretch of Candidatus Palauibacter soopunensis DNA includes these proteins:
- a CDS encoding methyltransferase domain-containing protein codes for MDFERHAVELCRGRVLDLGAGAGPHTLALEAQGSPVVAVEGSADVARLLRARGAASVVHADFRHWWQPGFDTVLMLMNGLGPVGTLAGLDRFLAHAPRFLSPGGQILVDGAEAVIRGSSPTAGWPPAGDYPGQAWIELSHAGRVGRPFRELYIDLETLARHAARAGWRLEVAFEGGDGVYLARLTRPW; via the coding sequence ATGGACTTCGAGCGCCATGCCGTCGAGTTGTGCCGCGGCCGGGTGCTCGATCTCGGGGCCGGGGCGGGACCGCACACGCTCGCGCTCGAGGCGCAGGGATCCCCCGTCGTCGCGGTGGAAGGCTCCGCCGACGTCGCTCGCCTGCTGCGGGCGCGCGGGGCGGCGTCGGTCGTGCACGCCGACTTCCGCCATTGGTGGCAACCGGGATTCGACACGGTCCTCATGCTCATGAACGGGCTGGGGCCGGTGGGAACGCTGGCGGGCCTCGATCGCTTCCTCGCGCACGCCCCCCGGTTCCTTTCGCCGGGCGGACAGATCCTGGTCGACGGCGCGGAAGCCGTCATTCGCGGATCCTCGCCGACGGCGGGCTGGCCACCCGCCGGCGATTATCCCGGTCAGGCCTGGATCGAGCTTTCGCACGCGGGCCGCGTCGGCCGCCCCTTTCGCGAGTTGTACATCGATCTCGAAACGCTCGCGCGCCACGCCGCGAGGGCCGGCTGGCGGTTGGAGGTGGCGTTCGAGGGCGGGGACGGGGTCTATCTCGCCCGCCTCACGAGGCCGTGGTGA
- a CDS encoding Phenylacetic acid catabolic protein, whose protein sequence is MTESGFRSAEDLPEGVPGHLGNLILALADNKRLLGIRYSDWILGAPSVEAGIACSAMAQDEWGHARILYAMLRDFGHDPVALEHERGPDEYHSSELLDRDVASWEEFLALNFLWDTALSVQFEMLVESRYEPIHYKVRKLLEEERFHFDHGQGWTSRLLSAGGGRAALAEAFGAAWNACLCWFGPDDDPLVSTLAVHGIVGRDGGGARARWLERVGPLAAETGLARAAEDGWASTREPVWEGYRAKRRRAAGGGPDEDSLARVRGDRNRALLLD, encoded by the coding sequence ATGACGGAGAGCGGCTTCCGTTCGGCGGAGGACCTGCCGGAGGGCGTGCCGGGACACCTCGGCAACCTCATTCTCGCCCTCGCCGACAACAAGCGGCTGCTCGGCATCCGCTACTCGGACTGGATTCTCGGGGCGCCCTCGGTCGAGGCCGGCATCGCCTGCTCCGCGATGGCGCAGGATGAGTGGGGGCACGCCCGCATCCTCTATGCGATGCTGCGCGACTTCGGCCACGATCCCGTCGCGCTCGAGCACGAACGCGGGCCCGACGAGTACCACAGTTCGGAACTGCTGGACCGCGACGTCGCGTCGTGGGAGGAGTTCCTCGCCCTCAACTTCCTGTGGGACACCGCGCTTTCGGTCCAGTTCGAGATGCTCGTGGAGAGCCGGTACGAGCCGATCCACTACAAGGTGCGCAAGCTGCTCGAGGAAGAGCGGTTCCATTTCGACCACGGACAGGGGTGGACCTCCCGCCTGCTGAGCGCCGGGGGCGGGCGGGCGGCGCTGGCCGAAGCCTTCGGAGCGGCCTGGAACGCGTGTCTGTGCTGGTTCGGGCCCGACGACGACCCGCTCGTTTCGACGCTCGCCGTCCACGGGATCGTGGGGCGGGATGGGGGCGGGGCGCGGGCGCGCTGGCTCGAGCGGGTGGGGCCGCTCGCCGCGGAGACGGGCCTTGCCCGGGCGGCCGAGGACGGTTGGGCCAGCACGCGCGAACCGGTCTGGGAGGGCTACCGCGCCAAGCGTCGACGCGCGGCGGGCGGCGGGCCCGATGAGGACTCTCTCGCGCGGGTCCGAGGCGACCGCAACCGCGCGCTTCTCCTGGACTGA
- a CDS encoding metal-sulfur cluster assembly factor, whose protein sequence is MSADSPARGVALPRYLPRVEAGMDFGAVLRETRGGRQLPPPPAFAEPAADLAERARRALYEVADPEFPISIVDLGLVRGIEGDEAAGAVTVHLTFTATACPCMDFIEWDVRQRLLELDGVRTVEIVTGWDPPWTTAAISARGRKLLRSVGVVT, encoded by the coding sequence ATGAGCGCCGACAGCCCGGCTCGCGGCGTGGCGCTCCCGCGGTACCTCCCGCGGGTCGAGGCGGGCATGGACTTCGGCGCCGTTCTACGGGAGACGCGGGGCGGACGGCAACTGCCACCCCCTCCCGCCTTCGCCGAACCCGCCGCGGACCTCGCGGAAAGGGCGCGGCGGGCGCTCTATGAAGTCGCGGATCCCGAGTTCCCGATTTCGATCGTCGACCTCGGACTCGTCCGCGGGATCGAGGGGGACGAGGCGGCCGGGGCCGTCACCGTCCACCTCACCTTCACCGCCACGGCCTGCCCCTGCATGGACTTCATCGAATGGGACGTGCGGCAGCGCCTGCTGGAGCTGGACGGAGTCCGCACGGTCGAGATCGTGACCGGGTGGGATCCTCCGTGGACCACGGCCGCGATCTCCGCGCGCGGACGGAAGCTCCTGCGCTCCGTCGGAGTCGTCACGTGA